A stretch of Gallus gallus isolate bGalGal1 chromosome 2, bGalGal1.mat.broiler.GRCg7b, whole genome shotgun sequence DNA encodes these proteins:
- the MAFA gene encoding transcription factor MafA (The RefSeq protein has 1 substitution compared to this genomic sequence), whose amino-acid sequence MASELAMTAELPTSPLAIEYVNDFDLMKFEVKKEPAEAERLCHRLPAGSLSSTPLSTPCSSVPSSPSFCAPSPGGQPSAGPTAAPLGSKPQLEELYWMSGYQHHLNPEALNLTPEDAVEALIGAPHHHHHHHQSYESFRPQPFGGEELPPAAHHHNAHHHHHHHHLRLEERFSDDQLVSMSVRELNRQLRGFSKEEVIRLKQNRRTLKNRGYAQSCRYKRVQQRHILENEKCQLQSQVEQLKQEVSRLAKERDLYKEKYEKLAARGFPREPSPPAAPKTTAADFFM is encoded by the coding sequence ATGGCCTCGGAGTTGGCCATGACCGCGGAGCTGCCCACCAGCCCCCTCGCCATCGAATACGTCAACGATTTTGACCTGATGAAGTTTGAGGTGAAGAAAGAACCGGCGGAGGCCGAGAGGCTGTGCCACCGCCTGCCTGCCGGTTCTCTATCTTCCACCCCTCTCAGCACCCCGTGCTCCTCCGTGCCTTCCTCGCCCAGTTTCTGCGCTCCCAGCCCCGGTGGGCAACCGAGTGCTGGTCCCACCGCCGCTCCCCTGGGCTCCAAACcgcagctggaggagctgtaTTGGATGTCGGGCTACCAACACCACCTCAACCCCGAAGCGCTCAACTTGACCCCGGAGGATGCTGTGGAAGCGTTGATCGGCGCTCCGCAccaccatcatcaccaccatcagAGCTATGAGTCGTTCCGGCCTCAGCCCTTTGGGGGCGAGGAGCTGCCCCCGGCCGCCCACCACCACAAcgcccaccaccaccatcaccaccaccacctgcgCTTGGAGGAGAGGTTTTCCGACGACCAGTTGGTGAGTATGTCGGTGCGGGAGCTCAACCGGCAGCTGCGGGGATTCAGCAAGGAGGAGGTGATTCGCCtcaagcagaagaggaggacCTTGAAGAACCGCGGCTACGCGCAGTCCTGTCGCTACAAGCGGGTCCAGCAGAGGCACATCCTGGAGAACGAGAAGTGTCAGCTCCAGAGCCAAGTGGAGCAACTCAAGCAAGAAGTTTCCCGTTTGGCCAAGGAGCGGGATCTGTACAAAGAGAAGTACGAGAAGTTGGCGGCGCGGGGCTTCCCCCGGGAGCCATCCCCTCCCGCAGCCCCAAAAACTACTGCCGCTGACTTCTTCATGTGA